The following are encoded in a window of Amycolatopsis lexingtonensis genomic DNA:
- a CDS encoding helix-turn-helix domain-containing protein has translation MAQDVFSVEQVAARLGLHVRTVRNYVRDGRLKAVRIGKQYRITAEDLEAFTGLPVAGQAAAATAELSGVVEIGGLDRAGADRIASMVVASVNGPRGGGERPVRAETIYDADRATMKIIVLGDLAAGADLLRWVASVAENLT, from the coding sequence ATGGCGCAGGACGTCTTCTCCGTCGAACAGGTCGCCGCGAGGCTCGGCCTGCACGTCCGGACGGTCCGGAACTACGTGCGGGACGGGCGGCTGAAGGCGGTCCGGATCGGCAAGCAGTACCGGATCACCGCCGAGGACCTCGAGGCGTTCACCGGGCTGCCGGTCGCCGGGCAGGCCGCGGCGGCGACGGCCGAGCTGTCGGGCGTCGTCGAGATCGGCGGTCTCGACCGGGCCGGGGCCGACCGGATTGCGTCGATGGTCGTGGCCTCGGTCAATGGTCCGCGGGGTGGGGGTGAGCGGCCGGTGCGCGCGGAGACCATCTACGACGCCGACCGCGCCACGATGAAGATCATCGTGCTCGGCGACCTCGCCGCGGGCGCTGACTTGCTGCGGTGGGTGGCTTCGGTCGCCGAGAACCTGACGTGA
- a CDS encoding SCO3242 family prenyltransferase — protein sequence MKALVELVRAPAALTVPGDAVAGAAAAGWPFGRRTLALTGASVCIYWAGMALNDYADRHLDAMERPERPIPSGRVSPGAALGVATGLTAGGLGIAAAAGGKRALRVALPLAATVWAYDFVLKETALGPAAMAAARALDVLLGAGGAKPALPAALTVGAHTYAVTTLSRSEVHGAKPALPAATLAATAGVRVAAGRVGPLASALLGTYALTTGRAQYDAVRDPAAPKIRRAVGAGIHGMIPLQAGLIARTGAWRSALAVAAAFPIARALSRKVSPT from the coding sequence GTGAAGGCGCTCGTCGAACTCGTCCGCGCCCCCGCGGCGCTGACCGTGCCCGGGGACGCCGTCGCCGGGGCCGCCGCGGCCGGCTGGCCCTTCGGCCGCCGCACGCTGGCGCTGACCGGCGCGTCCGTCTGCATCTACTGGGCGGGCATGGCCCTCAACGACTACGCCGACCGCCACCTCGACGCCATGGAACGGCCCGAGCGGCCGATCCCGTCGGGCCGGGTCTCGCCGGGCGCCGCGCTCGGCGTGGCGACCGGGCTGACCGCGGGCGGGCTGGGCATCGCGGCCGCCGCCGGCGGGAAGCGGGCGCTGCGCGTCGCGCTGCCGCTGGCCGCGACCGTGTGGGCGTACGACTTCGTGCTCAAGGAGACCGCGCTCGGCCCGGCCGCGATGGCCGCCGCCCGCGCGCTCGACGTCCTGCTCGGCGCGGGCGGGGCGAAGCCCGCGCTGCCCGCGGCGCTGACCGTGGGCGCGCACACCTACGCCGTGACGACGTTGTCCCGCTCCGAGGTGCACGGCGCGAAACCCGCGCTGCCCGCGGCCACCCTGGCCGCCACCGCGGGGGTCCGCGTCGCCGCCGGCCGCGTCGGGCCGCTGGCCTCGGCGCTGCTCGGGACGTACGCGCTGACCACCGGGCGGGCGCAGTACGACGCCGTCCGCGACCCGGCCGCACCGAAGATCCGCCGCGCCGTCGGGGCCGGGATCCACGGCATGATCCCGCTGCAGGCCGGGCTGATCGCGCGGACCGGGGCGTGGCGCTCGG
- a CDS encoding aldo/keto reductase, which yields MTSVPVLELNNGVRMPQLGYGVFQIPDDETTTAVKAALDAGYRSIDTAAVYGNEKGVGQAIAESGLARDELFVTTKLWNANQGYDTTLKAFDESMAKLGLEQLDLYLIHWPTPQRDKYLDTWKAFEQLYRDGRVRAIGVSNFQPAHLERLMDASDVVPAVNQIELHPYLQQQEVREFDAKHGIATEAWSPLAKGGSLLGDPVVAELAVKHSRTPAQIVLRWHLQLGNVVIPKSVTPSRIAENFDLFGFTLTEEELESLTPLDRGERTGPDPDSFNAA from the coding sequence GTGACCAGCGTGCCCGTGCTCGAACTCAACAACGGCGTGCGGATGCCGCAGCTCGGCTACGGCGTCTTCCAGATCCCGGACGACGAAACCACCACCGCCGTCAAGGCCGCCCTGGACGCGGGCTACCGCAGCATCGACACCGCCGCCGTCTACGGCAACGAAAAGGGCGTCGGCCAGGCGATCGCCGAGTCCGGACTGGCCCGCGACGAGCTGTTCGTCACGACCAAGCTGTGGAACGCGAACCAGGGCTACGACACGACGCTCAAGGCGTTCGACGAGAGCATGGCCAAGCTCGGCCTGGAGCAGCTCGACCTGTACCTGATCCACTGGCCGACGCCGCAGCGCGACAAGTACCTGGACACGTGGAAGGCGTTCGAGCAGCTCTACCGGGACGGCCGGGTCCGCGCGATCGGCGTGTCCAACTTCCAGCCGGCGCACCTCGAGCGGCTGATGGACGCCTCCGACGTCGTCCCGGCGGTCAACCAGATCGAACTGCACCCGTACCTGCAGCAGCAGGAGGTCCGCGAGTTCGACGCGAAGCACGGCATCGCGACGGAGGCGTGGAGCCCGCTCGCCAAGGGCGGCAGCCTGCTGGGTGACCCGGTGGTGGCGGAGCTGGCGGTCAAGCACAGCCGGACGCCCGCGCAGATCGTGCTGCGCTGGCACCTCCAGCTGGGCAACGTCGTCATCCCGAAGTCGGTGACGCCGTCGCGGATCGCGGAGAACTTCGACCTGTTCGGGTTCACCCTCACGGAGGAGGAGCTCGAGTCGCTGACGCCGCTGGACCGCGGTGAGCGCACCGGCCCGGACCCGGACTCCTTCAACGCCGCCTGA
- a CDS encoding MFS transporter has translation MPAALLALAISAFGIGTTEFVIMGLLPEVAADFGVSIPSAGLLISGYALGVVVGAPVLTALASRVPRKTVLVALMGLFIAGNVLSALAPSYGLLMTGRVVAALSHGAFFGVGSVVAASLVAPAKQASAIALMFTGLTVANVLGVPAGTALGQAFGWRSTFWVVSALGVAGAIGILALVPHQEPAADAGLRGELAVFRRPQVWLALVMTALGFAGVFASFTYIAPMMTEVAGFSSGAVTWLLVLFGGGLFAGNLLGGRAADRKLMPSLYVILAALAIVLVAFVFTAHAKVPAAITIALFGAAGFATVPPLQARVMAKAAGAPALASAANIAAFNLGNAGGAWLGGQAIEAGLGYTAPNWIGAALAAAGLAVALVSGLLDRRSPASFEAGERVLAR, from the coding sequence ATGCCCGCCGCCCTGCTCGCACTGGCGATCAGCGCTTTCGGGATCGGCACCACCGAGTTCGTGATCATGGGCCTGCTGCCCGAGGTCGCGGCCGACTTCGGCGTCTCGATCCCGTCCGCAGGCCTGCTCATCTCGGGCTACGCGCTCGGCGTCGTCGTCGGCGCGCCCGTGCTCACCGCGCTGGCCTCGCGGGTGCCGCGCAAGACCGTGCTGGTCGCCCTGATGGGCCTGTTCATCGCGGGCAACGTGCTCTCGGCGCTGGCCCCGAGCTACGGCCTGCTGATGACCGGCCGGGTCGTCGCCGCCCTCTCGCACGGCGCGTTCTTCGGCGTCGGCTCGGTCGTCGCCGCCTCGCTCGTCGCCCCGGCCAAGCAGGCCAGCGCGATCGCGCTGATGTTCACCGGCCTGACCGTGGCCAACGTCCTCGGCGTGCCCGCCGGCACCGCGCTCGGCCAGGCCTTCGGCTGGCGCTCGACGTTCTGGGTGGTCAGCGCCCTGGGCGTGGCCGGCGCCATCGGCATCCTCGCGCTCGTGCCGCACCAGGAACCCGCCGCGGACGCGGGCCTGCGGGGCGAGCTCGCCGTGTTCCGGCGGCCGCAGGTGTGGCTCGCGCTGGTCATGACGGCGCTCGGCTTCGCCGGGGTGTTCGCGTCCTTCACCTACATCGCGCCGATGATGACCGAGGTCGCGGGCTTCTCCAGCGGGGCCGTCACCTGGCTGCTCGTGCTCTTCGGCGGCGGCCTGTTCGCCGGCAACCTGCTGGGTGGCCGGGCCGCGGACCGCAAGCTCATGCCCAGCCTCTACGTGATCCTCGCGGCGCTGGCGATCGTGCTGGTCGCGTTCGTCTTCACCGCGCACGCGAAGGTGCCGGCGGCGATCACCATCGCGCTGTTCGGCGCGGCGGGCTTCGCGACCGTGCCACCGCTGCAGGCCCGCGTGATGGCCAAGGCCGCGGGCGCCCCGGCGCTGGCCTCGGCGGCGAACATCGCCGCGTTCAACCTCGGCAACGCGGGCGGCGCGTGGCTCGGCGGCCAGGCCATCGAGGCCGGCCTCGGCTACACCGCGCCCAACTGGATCGGCGCCGCGCTCGCCGCGGCCGGCCTCGCCGTGGCCCTCGTCTCCGGACTGCTCGACCGCCGGAGCCCGGCTAGTTTCGAAGCCGGGGAACGGGTACTCGCCCGATGA
- a CDS encoding ROK family transcriptional regulator: protein MDSSFALKPVRPADQAAVRRSNLSLVLRHLRDAGPRSRAGIAADTGLNKGTVSSLVAELVERGLVREGDRERAGAVGRPGTIVRLDGRGVGGIGVEINVDYLTALALDLTGAVLFEQRVALDVAALPVEKVLDAGAELTARALRECRRLGVMPAGVTVGIPALVDVASGTVAFAPNLHWTDVGVVRGITERLTRRLGPPSFPIRTANDANLGALGEYAMGSVAGTADLVYLTGEIGVGGGVIAGGRLLGGAEGFSGEIGHIQLDPAGQICGCGRRGCWETLVGLAGMLRLAASPGDPVHDPSLDLEQRLDLIRRRAELKDKRTLDALAQVGTGLGVGAAVLVNVFNPRVVLLGGYFAQLGPYLLGPMLAELESRVIAPGIGGCRVELSWLGFSAASRGGAHVALQAVFDDPALVPVRAERESG from the coding sequence GTGGACTCCTCCTTCGCGCTCAAACCGGTGCGCCCGGCCGACCAGGCCGCCGTCCGGCGGAGCAACCTTTCACTGGTGCTGCGGCACCTGCGCGACGCGGGTCCCCGGTCGCGGGCGGGGATCGCCGCGGACACCGGGCTGAACAAGGGAACCGTGTCCAGCCTCGTCGCCGAACTCGTCGAACGCGGGCTGGTGCGCGAAGGCGACCGCGAGCGCGCCGGCGCGGTGGGGCGGCCGGGCACGATCGTGCGGCTCGACGGCCGCGGGGTCGGCGGGATCGGCGTGGAGATCAACGTCGACTACCTGACCGCGCTCGCCCTCGACCTCACCGGCGCCGTCCTGTTCGAGCAACGCGTCGCGCTGGACGTGGCCGCGCTCCCCGTCGAGAAGGTCCTCGACGCCGGTGCGGAACTGACCGCGCGGGCGCTGCGGGAGTGCCGAAGGCTCGGGGTCATGCCCGCCGGCGTCACCGTCGGCATCCCGGCACTGGTCGACGTCGCGAGTGGCACCGTCGCCTTCGCGCCCAACCTGCACTGGACCGACGTCGGGGTGGTCCGCGGCATCACCGAGCGGCTGACCCGGCGGCTCGGCCCGCCGTCGTTCCCGATCCGCACGGCCAACGACGCGAACCTCGGCGCGCTCGGCGAGTACGCCATGGGCAGCGTCGCGGGCACCGCCGACCTGGTGTACCTGACCGGCGAGATCGGCGTCGGCGGTGGCGTGATCGCCGGGGGACGGCTGCTCGGCGGCGCCGAAGGGTTCTCCGGCGAGATCGGTCACATCCAGCTCGACCCGGCGGGCCAGATCTGCGGCTGCGGGCGCCGCGGCTGCTGGGAAACGCTCGTCGGGCTCGCCGGGATGCTGCGGCTCGCCGCGTCGCCGGGCGACCCCGTGCACGACCCGTCGCTGGACCTCGAACAACGGCTCGACCTGATCCGCCGCCGCGCCGAGCTCAAGGACAAGCGGACGCTCGACGCGCTCGCGCAGGTCGGCACCGGGCTCGGCGTCGGCGCCGCGGTGCTGGTCAACGTCTTCAACCCGCGCGTGGTGCTGCTCGGCGGCTACTTCGCGCAGCTGGGCCCGTACCTGCTCGGCCCGATGCTCGCCGAGCTCGAAAGCCGCGTGATCGCCCCGGGCATCGGCGGCTGCCGTGTCGAGCTGTCCTGGCTCGGGTTCTCCGCGGCCTCGCGCGGCGGCGCGCACGTGGCGCTGCAGGCGGTGTTCGACGACCCGGCGCTGGTCCCGGTCCGCGCGGAGAGGGAGAGTGGGTGA
- a CDS encoding inositol-3-phosphate synthase → MGKIGVWLIGARGSVATTAIAGAAAMRAGLAARTGCVTELPEFAGAELPGLGDLVFGGHDVVDTPLVKRAEHLAAAGVLPSALPAAVSAELEAAETRLRPAPSEGGQAAVDRIVADLTEFRKGLDHVVVVNVSSTEPPCEPHPAHASLAALEGALETLPPSALYAYAAFRAGCGFVDFTPSTGARLPALDELARAAGQPYAGRDGKTGETLLRSVLAPMFAQRALNVVAWSGTNLLGGGDGATLSDPGAAASKNASKQQVLSQNLGRDVDGEVHIDYVPALGDWKTAWDHVLFEGFLGARMTLQLTWQGCDSALAAPLVLDLARLTGKACRDGVAGPVAEFGFFFKDPVGAGPHDLASQYAALREWAHR, encoded by the coding sequence ATGGGGAAGATCGGTGTCTGGCTGATCGGTGCCCGGGGATCGGTGGCCACGACCGCCATCGCCGGGGCCGCTGCCATGCGCGCGGGACTGGCCGCGCGCACCGGCTGCGTGACCGAGCTGCCGGAGTTCGCCGGGGCTGAGCTGCCCGGCCTGGGGGACCTGGTCTTCGGGGGTCACGACGTCGTCGACACGCCGCTGGTCAAGCGGGCCGAGCACCTGGCCGCGGCGGGCGTCCTGCCGTCGGCGCTGCCCGCCGCCGTGAGCGCGGAGCTGGAGGCGGCCGAGACCCGGCTGCGCCCGGCGCCGTCGGAAGGCGGGCAGGCCGCGGTCGACCGGATCGTCGCGGACCTGACCGAGTTCCGGAAGGGTCTGGACCACGTCGTCGTGGTCAACGTCTCCTCCACCGAACCGCCGTGCGAGCCGCACCCGGCGCACGCTTCCCTGGCCGCGCTGGAAGGCGCGCTGGAGACCCTGCCGCCGAGCGCGCTGTACGCCTACGCGGCCTTCCGCGCCGGCTGTGGCTTTGTCGACTTCACCCCGTCCACCGGCGCGCGGCTGCCCGCGCTCGACGAGCTGGCCCGGGCCGCGGGGCAGCCGTACGCCGGGCGCGACGGCAAGACCGGCGAGACGCTGCTGCGGTCGGTGCTCGCGCCGATGTTCGCCCAGCGCGCGCTGAACGTCGTGGCGTGGTCGGGCACGAACCTGCTCGGCGGGGGTGACGGCGCCACGCTGTCCGACCCCGGCGCGGCGGCCAGCAAGAACGCGTCCAAGCAGCAGGTGCTTTCGCAGAACCTCGGGCGCGACGTCGACGGCGAGGTGCACATCGACTACGTCCCGGCGCTCGGCGACTGGAAGACCGCCTGGGACCACGTGCTGTTCGAGGGGTTCCTCGGCGCGCGCATGACGCTGCAGCTGACCTGGCAGGGCTGCGACTCGGCACTCGCCGCGCCGCTGGTGCTCGACCTCGCCCGGCTGACCGGGAAGGCGTGCCGCGACGGCGTGGCCGGCCCGGTGGCCGAGTTCGGGTTCTTCTTCAAGGATCCTGTCGGCGCGGGGCCGCACGACCTGGCCTCGCAGTACGCGGCCCTGCGCGAGTGGGCGCACCGGTGA
- a CDS encoding SAM-dependent methyltransferase, translating to MTPGDLRPGTEGGSAALDFSKASLARLSDALLGGHDHYEVDREAMRRLLAIAPGARTMAKEHRDWLVRAVRFLAGKRGIDQFLDLGSGMPTAENTHQVAQRYNPDAQVVYVDNDPVVQVHGRALLEENYLTHVTGADLTRPADTLGDDVVKEYLDFSRPVALILTSIIHHIDDYDRAKKIVGEYVQALAPGSYLLLTHNFDPEEDSPRQELARLLETSFQGTGLGSVYRTREQIEAFFEGTELLRPGLVYLHEWWPDGPRLHPLSELNFLTLGGVARKQ from the coding sequence ATGACGCCTGGCGACCTGCGTCCCGGAACCGAGGGCGGTTCGGCCGCGCTCGATTTCAGCAAGGCGAGCCTGGCCCGGTTGTCCGACGCGCTGCTCGGCGGGCACGACCACTACGAGGTCGACCGCGAGGCGATGCGGCGCCTGCTGGCCATCGCACCCGGCGCGCGCACGATGGCGAAGGAGCACCGCGACTGGCTGGTGCGCGCGGTGCGGTTCCTGGCCGGCAAGCGCGGCATCGACCAGTTCCTCGACCTGGGTTCCGGCATGCCGACCGCGGAAAACACCCACCAGGTGGCCCAGCGGTACAACCCGGACGCGCAGGTGGTCTACGTCGACAACGACCCGGTGGTGCAGGTGCACGGCCGGGCCCTGCTCGAAGAGAACTACCTGACCCACGTGACGGGCGCGGACCTGACCCGCCCGGCCGATACCCTCGGCGACGACGTCGTCAAGGAGTACCTCGACTTCTCCCGGCCGGTCGCGCTGATCCTGACGTCGATCATCCACCACATCGACGACTACGACCGCGCGAAGAAGATCGTCGGGGAGTACGTCCAGGCGCTCGCGCCCGGCTCGTACCTGCTGCTCACGCACAACTTCGACCCGGAAGAGGACTCGCCGCGACAGGAGCTCGCGCGGCTGCTGGAGACCAGCTTCCAGGGCACCGGCCTCGGCAGCGTCTACCGCACGCGGGAGCAGATCGAGGCGTTCTTCGAAGGCACCGAGCTGCTCCGGCCGGGGCTGGTCTACCTGCACGAATGGTGGCCGGACGGCCCGCGCCTGCACCCGCTGTCCGAGCTGAACTTCCTGACACTGGGCGGAGTCGCCCGCAAGCAGTGA
- a CDS encoding MarR family winged helix-turn-helix transcriptional regulator, translating into MSLDDDAVEARAQGWRTLAALHARIEDKLQRALERDHELSVSEYTVLDVLARQDGFHLRMNQLANAVVLSQSATTRLVTRLEGRGLLARYLCADDRRGIYTEVTPAGQALLTSARPTHDSALAEALAEAEALPELSPLVGVLGTLSVPSS; encoded by the coding sequence GTGTCACTGGACGACGACGCCGTGGAGGCACGCGCGCAGGGCTGGCGCACGCTCGCCGCGCTCCACGCGCGGATCGAGGACAAGCTGCAGCGCGCGCTCGAGCGCGACCACGAGCTGTCGGTGAGTGAGTACACCGTGCTCGACGTGCTGGCCCGCCAGGACGGCTTCCACCTGCGGATGAACCAGCTCGCCAACGCCGTGGTGCTCAGCCAGTCGGCGACGACGAGGCTGGTGACCCGGCTGGAGGGGCGGGGCCTGCTGGCCCGCTACCTCTGCGCCGACGACCGCCGCGGCATCTACACGGAGGTCACGCCGGCGGGCCAGGCCCTGCTGACCTCGGCCCGTCCGACCCACGACTCGGCGCTGGCGGAAGCACTTGCGGAGGCCGAAGCCTTGCCGGAACTTTCACCTCTGGTCGGCGTGCTGGGCACGCTTTCCGTGCCCTCCTCCTGA
- a CDS encoding sialidase family protein has protein sequence MIMRIPALLASVLALLAVSGLPAEAETAVPAGFRPASTSWTGPDTGYVLGYAPCAKTKTWCPALLGTTDGGTHWRRLGAPPLPLPDNHNHVALTAVSARVAYVSDGVHVRTTRDGGASWHPVGLIGAREPYYLSKIAETGGRVFAVLTTYGEGRGSTRLYSAAAGSPVLAPVPGFAVTGSLTYGDLSVGGGVQVALGADYGTEEYWTSRDGVRFTRADPPCPDGTVASLANVRERQVVALCSSSPGSPQPGSTERRLRHAPQLGGAFSGSDAAPYTGITQGFGAASPTSATVAAVGGGVGFLHRTADGGRTWTTTALSERGLGLADLDFPGRGTGVVVDGQPDAADGSAVYRTTDGGISWGELRFGQ, from the coding sequence GTGATCATGAGAATCCCGGCGCTGCTGGCGTCCGTCCTCGCCCTCCTGGCCGTGTCCGGTCTTCCCGCGGAAGCGGAAACCGCCGTACCAGCCGGATTCCGGCCCGCGTCGACGAGCTGGACCGGTCCGGACACCGGCTACGTCCTCGGCTATGCGCCGTGCGCGAAGACGAAGACGTGGTGCCCGGCGCTGCTCGGCACGACGGACGGCGGCACGCACTGGCGGCGGCTGGGTGCGCCCCCGCTGCCGTTGCCGGACAACCACAACCACGTCGCGCTGACGGCCGTCAGCGCGCGCGTCGCGTACGTCAGCGACGGCGTCCACGTCCGCACGACCCGGGACGGCGGCGCGAGCTGGCACCCGGTCGGCCTGATCGGCGCGCGCGAGCCGTACTACCTCTCGAAGATCGCCGAAACCGGGGGCCGCGTGTTCGCGGTGCTCACCACCTACGGCGAGGGCCGCGGCTCGACGCGGCTGTACTCCGCGGCCGCCGGTTCGCCGGTGCTCGCGCCGGTGCCCGGGTTCGCCGTCACCGGGTCCCTGACCTACGGCGATCTCTCCGTCGGCGGCGGTGTGCAGGTCGCGCTCGGCGCGGACTACGGGACGGAGGAGTACTGGACCTCCCGCGATGGCGTCCGCTTCACCCGGGCCGATCCGCCGTGCCCGGACGGGACCGTCGCTTCGCTCGCCAACGTGCGGGAACGGCAGGTCGTGGCGCTGTGCAGCAGCAGTCCCGGGTCGCCGCAGCCCGGCTCGACCGAACGTCGGCTGCGGCACGCCCCGCAGCTCGGCGGGGCGTTCAGCGGGAGCGACGCGGCGCCGTACACCGGGATCACCCAGGGGTTCGGCGCGGCTTCGCCGACGTCCGCGACGGTCGCCGCGGTGGGTGGGGGTGTCGGGTTCCTGCACCGCACGGCCGACGGCGGGCGCACCTGGACGACGACGGCGCTGTCCGAGCGCGGGCTCGGGCTGGCCGATCTCGACTTCCCCGGCCGCGGCACCGGGGTCGTCGTGGACGGTCAGCCGGATGCCGCAGACGGTTCGGCCGTGTACCGCACCACGGACGGCGGAATCTCTTGGGGCGAGCTGCGTTTCGGGCAATAG